A section of the Falco rusticolus isolate bFalRus1 chromosome Z, bFalRus1.pri, whole genome shotgun sequence genome encodes:
- the LOC119141595 gene encoding B-cell differentiation antigen CD72-like isoform X2, translating into MAQSVVYADLKFAMAPPLTSPTCHAAPDEDDSPYENVPPAPVPVAPSPGRRPRHWRVAVRLLAASLLLLVATVVALGTCYWQVTHSLQDASREHAAERGHLSQEVRAREQSLEQMRLELAWAMAELQRAWREGNSSRQELGNLNVKLGHTRQELAVLQEEMQEVQGELRASKSTVSSLRACVNTDCCPSGWVLYRGKCLFISMSRKTWWESRHDCRMKSAQLLVQGNWPTWTLPQFLVMSDNTYWIAERDQNPHNKHEGWDTDLYKGSWPKTCARILFNRMSYSNCLNNFSWICEKPPDLSSPLETL; encoded by the exons ATGGCCCAGAGCGTGGTCTACGCCGACCTGAAGTTTGCCATGGCCCCCCCACTCACCTCCCCCACCTGCCACGCAGCCCCCGATGAGGATGACAGCCCCTATGAGAACGTGCCGCCGGCACCGGTGCCCGTGGCACCCAGCCCAG GGCGCCGGCCCCGGCATTGGCGTGTCGCTgtgaggctgctggcagccagcctgctgctgctggtggccacCGTGGTGGCCCTGGGGACTTGCT ACTGGCAGGTcacccacagcctgcaggacGCCTCCCGGGAGCACGCGGCCGAGCGGGGCCACCTCTCGCAGGAGGTGAGGGCACgggagcagagcctggagcagATGCGGCTGGAGCTTGCGTGGGccatggcagagctgcagcgAGCGTGGCGGGAGGGCAACAGCAGCCGGCAGGAGCTGGGCAACCTGAACGTCAAGCTGGGGCAcaccaggcaggagctggctgtgctgcaggaggagatgcAGGAGGTGCAGGGGGAGCTCAGGGCCAGCAAGAGTACTGTGAGCAGCCTGCGTGCCTGCGTGAATACAG ATTGCTGCCCCTCAGGCTGGGTGCTCTACAGGGGCAAGTGCCTCTTCATCTCGATGAGCAGGAAGACGTGGTGGGAAAGCCGTCATGACTGCAGAATGAAATCCGCTCAGCTGCTGGTCCAAGGCAACTGGCCAACCTGGACACTGCCG CAATTTTTGGTGATGAGTGATAACACATACTGGATTGCAGAGAGAGATCAAAATCCTCATAATAAACATGAGGGGTGGGATACAGATCTGTATAAAGG AAGTTGGCCCAAGACTTGTGCAAGAATATTGTTTAACAGGATGAGCTACTCCAACTGCTTAAACAATTTTTCATGGATCTGTGAAAAGCCCCCAGATCTGAGCAGCCCATTGGAGACCCTCTAG
- the LOC119141595 gene encoding B-cell differentiation antigen CD72-like isoform X1, translated as MAQSVVYADLKFAMAPPLTSPTCHAAPDEDDSPYENVPPAPVPVAPSPGRRPRHWRVAVRLLAASLLLLVATVVALGTCYWQVTHSLQDASREHAAERGHLSQEVRAREQSLEQMRLELAWAMAELQRAWREGNSSRQELGNLNVKLGHTRQELAVLQEEMQEVQGELRASKSTVSSLRACVNTDCCPSGWVLYRGKCLFISMSRKTWWESRHDCRMKSAQLLVQGNWPTWTLPQFLVMSDNTYWIAERDQNPHNKHEGWDTDLYKGRSWPKTCARILFNRMSYSNCLNNFSWICEKPPDLSSPLETL; from the exons ATGGCCCAGAGCGTGGTCTACGCCGACCTGAAGTTTGCCATGGCCCCCCCACTCACCTCCCCCACCTGCCACGCAGCCCCCGATGAGGATGACAGCCCCTATGAGAACGTGCCGCCGGCACCGGTGCCCGTGGCACCCAGCCCAG GGCGCCGGCCCCGGCATTGGCGTGTCGCTgtgaggctgctggcagccagcctgctgctgctggtggccacCGTGGTGGCCCTGGGGACTTGCT ACTGGCAGGTcacccacagcctgcaggacGCCTCCCGGGAGCACGCGGCCGAGCGGGGCCACCTCTCGCAGGAGGTGAGGGCACgggagcagagcctggagcagATGCGGCTGGAGCTTGCGTGGGccatggcagagctgcagcgAGCGTGGCGGGAGGGCAACAGCAGCCGGCAGGAGCTGGGCAACCTGAACGTCAAGCTGGGGCAcaccaggcaggagctggctgtgctgcaggaggagatgcAGGAGGTGCAGGGGGAGCTCAGGGCCAGCAAGAGTACTGTGAGCAGCCTGCGTGCCTGCGTGAATACAG ATTGCTGCCCCTCAGGCTGGGTGCTCTACAGGGGCAAGTGCCTCTTCATCTCGATGAGCAGGAAGACGTGGTGGGAAAGCCGTCATGACTGCAGAATGAAATCCGCTCAGCTGCTGGTCCAAGGCAACTGGCCAACCTGGACACTGCCG CAATTTTTGGTGATGAGTGATAACACATACTGGATTGCAGAGAGAGATCAAAATCCTCATAATAAACATGAGGGGTGGGATACAGATCTGTATAAAGG GAGAAGTTGGCCCAAGACTTGTGCAAGAATATTGTTTAACAGGATGAGCTACTCCAACTGCTTAAACAATTTTTCATGGATCTGTGAAAAGCCCCCAGATCTGAGCAGCCCATTGGAGACCCTCTAG